In a single window of the Paenibacillus sp. MMS20-IR301 genome:
- the mnmA gene encoding tRNA 2-thiouridine(34) synthase MnmA: protein MTKANQDIRVVVGMSGGVDSSVTALLLKQQGYDVIGIFMKNWDDTDEFGVCTAETDAEDVRRVCEQIDIPYYTVNFEKEYFDKVFSYFLEEYKAGRTPNPDVMCNREIKFGEFLNKALQLGADYVATGHYARVIQEDSMFKLLRGVDNNKDQTYFLNALNQYQLSKAMFPIGHLPKPEVRRIAEEAGLYTAKKKDSTGVCFIGERNFREFLSQYLPAQAGNMVDIATGEVKGRHDGLMYYTLGQRQGLGIGGSGTGEPWFVAEKDLERNILYVVQGEKHVSLYSTSLTASGVNWIDPGTLGDTPLKCTAKFRYRQPDQGVTLTKQADGTVHVAFDVQQKAITPGQAVVFYLGEQCLGGGTIETAEKVVPASQV from the coding sequence ATGACAAAAGCAAATCAGGATATCCGTGTCGTCGTCGGCATGTCGGGTGGGGTCGATTCCTCTGTTACAGCGCTTCTGCTCAAGCAGCAGGGCTATGACGTCATCGGCATCTTCATGAAGAACTGGGATGATACCGACGAGTTCGGCGTATGTACGGCGGAGACCGATGCCGAGGATGTACGCCGCGTATGCGAGCAGATCGATATTCCTTACTATACCGTTAATTTCGAGAAGGAATACTTTGATAAAGTCTTTTCCTATTTCCTTGAAGAATATAAGGCCGGCCGGACACCGAATCCGGATGTCATGTGCAACCGCGAGATCAAGTTCGGGGAATTCCTGAACAAGGCGCTGCAGCTTGGCGCAGATTATGTAGCTACCGGACATTACGCCCGGGTAATTCAAGAAGACAGCATGTTCAAGCTGCTGCGCGGTGTAGACAACAATAAGGACCAGACTTATTTCCTTAATGCGCTGAACCAGTATCAGCTTTCCAAGGCGATGTTCCCGATCGGGCATCTGCCGAAGCCGGAGGTACGGAGAATTGCCGAGGAAGCGGGCCTCTACACCGCGAAGAAAAAAGACAGCACCGGCGTCTGCTTCATCGGGGAACGCAACTTCCGCGAATTCCTCAGCCAGTATCTGCCTGCACAGGCGGGCAATATGGTCGATATCGCCACTGGCGAGGTCAAAGGCCGGCATGACGGCCTCATGTATTACACACTGGGCCAGCGCCAGGGCCTGGGCATCGGCGGCTCCGGCACGGGTGAACCCTGGTTTGTGGCTGAAAAGGATCTGGAGCGCAATATCCTGTACGTGGTGCAAGGAGAGAAGCATGTCAGTCTCTACTCCACCAGCCTCACGGCTTCAGGCGTGAACTGGATTGATCCCGGCACCCTTGGCGATACACCGCTGAAATGCACCGCCAAATTCCGCTACCGCCAGCCCGATCAGGGTGTTACCCTGACGAAGCAGGCGGATGGAACGGTGCATGTTGCTTTTGATGTCCAGCAAAAGGCGATTACGCCGGGCCAGGCCGTGGTCTTCTACCTCGGCGAGCAATGCCTGGGCGGCGGAACGATTGAAACGGCGGAGAAGGTCGTGCCGGCTTCGCAGGTGTAA
- a CDS encoding tRNA threonylcarbamoyladenosine dehydratase, whose translation MLNQFSRTELAIGPEGLDIMKNSTVAVLGIGGVGAMAVEALARTGIGRIILIDKDSVDITNINRQIHALTTTIGQNKTDLMVDRIKLINPECEAIALNMFYTEETYEELFNYKPDYVIDASDTIIYKIHLIKECLTRGIPMISSMGAANKMDPTRFQVADISKTTMDPIARVIRTKLRKEGIKKGVKVVFSTEKPVKPREDVTEQIVPANAPDRRKAKQPPASNSYVPPVVGLIMVSATVRDLLDAGGITFE comes from the coding sequence ATGCTGAATCAGTTCTCGCGTACAGAACTGGCAATTGGACCGGAAGGCCTGGATATTATGAAGAACAGCACAGTTGCTGTGCTGGGGATTGGCGGAGTAGGCGCGATGGCTGTGGAAGCTCTCGCCCGGACCGGTATCGGCCGTATTATCCTGATTGATAAGGATTCGGTCGATATTACCAATATCAACCGCCAGATTCATGCGCTGACAACGACAATCGGCCAGAACAAAACCGATCTGATGGTTGACCGCATCAAGCTGATCAATCCGGAATGCGAAGCGATTGCGCTGAACATGTTCTACACCGAGGAGACTTACGAAGAGCTGTTCAATTATAAGCCGGACTATGTTATTGACGCTTCGGATACGATCATCTACAAGATTCATCTGATCAAGGAATGTCTGACCCGGGGGATCCCGATGATCTCCAGTATGGGGGCGGCTAACAAAATGGACCCGACCCGGTTCCAGGTAGCCGACATCTCCAAGACGACGATGGACCCGATTGCCCGCGTGATCCGCACGAAGCTGCGCAAGGAAGGCATCAAGAAAGGCGTGAAGGTGGTATTCTCCACCGAGAAGCCTGTGAAGCCGCGTGAGGATGTAACAGAGCAGATTGTTCCTGCCAATGCGCCGGACCGGCGCAAGGCGAAGCAGCCACCGGCCAGTAATTCCTACGTACCGCCGGTAGTCGGCCTGATCATGGTCAGTGCGACAGTTCGTGACCTGCTGGACGCTGGCGGCATAACGTTTGAGTAG
- a CDS encoding CD3324 family protein has protein sequence MSYVNGKDVLPPGLLEELQGYIQGELLYIPKKTEQRVKWGENSGSRQEIANRNEEIFCSHSSGCSVNELQKRYHLSEESIRKIISKMRLALNS, from the coding sequence GTGAGTTACGTCAATGGAAAGGATGTGCTCCCCCCGGGCTTGCTCGAAGAGCTTCAGGGCTACATCCAGGGGGAATTGCTCTACATCCCTAAGAAAACAGAGCAGCGGGTAAAATGGGGCGAGAACAGCGGCTCCCGGCAAGAAATTGCTAACCGCAATGAGGAGATCTTCTGCAGTCACAGCAGCGGCTGCTCGGTGAACGAGCTGCAGAAACGATACCACTTATCTGAAGAAAGTATCCGCAAAATCATTTCAAAAATGCGGCTGGCGCTGAACAGCTAA
- a CDS encoding DNA polymerase IV produces MPKDRIILLSDCQAFYASVEKAAHPEYQNLPVAVGDPARMNGIVLAACPLAKAQGVTTASRVGEAKTKCRDLVVIRPRMATYITVSLLISEIYKQYTDLVEAFSIDEQFLDVTGSLKFQGVDLPELIRSIQHHVLLSTGVWTRVGIGPTKILAKMANNFAKKQPGGVFRLDYDNLETELWPLPVYEMFMVASRMTKNFYRMGITTIGDIARMELGEFKQRMRTTMGKQSDIQAEYYWQTARGIDPSPVVTGIRHQIKSIGHGKALRWNLYTRLPEIEVVLLELVIEVCQRARRQRYMGSVVSVAVAETDGNKAYSYSRQVTLQEPSALTHEIAAAAYRLFVDHWTGMPLSRLAVSISQLTDDCVMQLTLFDDRSRTLSRERAVDRIKTRYGSGALIRASSLLESGVALERAQQIGGHYK; encoded by the coding sequence ATGCCTAAGGACCGGATTATTCTGCTCTCGGACTGCCAGGCGTTTTATGCCAGTGTAGAAAAAGCGGCTCATCCTGAATATCAGAATCTGCCGGTCGCTGTCGGTGATCCTGCGCGGATGAACGGTATAGTTCTGGCAGCCTGCCCGCTGGCCAAGGCTCAAGGGGTCACCACAGCCTCACGCGTAGGTGAAGCTAAGACCAAATGCCGTGATCTCGTGGTCATCCGGCCGCGGATGGCTACATATATCACGGTTTCGCTGCTGATTTCGGAAATCTATAAGCAGTATACCGATCTGGTGGAGGCGTTCAGCATTGATGAGCAGTTTTTGGATGTGACCGGCTCGCTGAAATTTCAGGGCGTGGATCTGCCGGAGCTGATCCGCTCCATACAGCATCATGTGCTGTTATCCACCGGTGTCTGGACCCGGGTGGGAATCGGGCCGACGAAGATTCTGGCCAAGATGGCCAACAATTTTGCCAAGAAGCAGCCAGGCGGAGTATTCCGGCTGGATTACGACAATTTAGAGACGGAGCTGTGGCCGCTGCCGGTATATGAAATGTTCATGGTGGCCAGCCGGATGACGAAGAATTTTTACCGTATGGGAATCACCACGATTGGCGATATTGCCCGGATGGAGCTGGGGGAATTCAAGCAGAGAATGCGCACGACGATGGGCAAGCAGAGCGATATCCAGGCGGAATATTACTGGCAGACGGCCCGCGGCATCGACCCGAGCCCCGTTGTTACCGGGATACGCCATCAGATCAAGTCAATCGGTCACGGGAAGGCGCTGCGCTGGAATCTGTATACCCGGCTGCCGGAGATTGAGGTGGTGCTGCTGGAGCTGGTGATTGAGGTATGCCAGCGGGCGCGGAGGCAGCGGTATATGGGATCGGTGGTATCTGTCGCAGTAGCAGAAACGGACGGCAACAAGGCGTATTCATACAGCCGGCAGGTGACCCTGCAGGAGCCTTCAGCATTAACGCATGAGATAGCAGCGGCGGCGTACCGCTTATTTGTGGACCATTGGACTGGCATGCCGCTGAGCCGCCTGGCTGTATCCATATCGCAGCTGACGGATGACTGCGTTATGCAGCTCACCTTATTTGACGACCGTAGCCGTACCTTGAGCAGGGAGCGGGCCGTAGACCGGATCAAGACCCGCTATGGAAGCGGGGCACTGATCCGCGCGTCCTCTTTGCTTGAATCCGGGGTTGCGCTGGAACGGGCACAGCAGATTGGGGGACATTATAAGTGA
- a CDS encoding replication-associated recombination protein A: MDLFSLGEDTGSGNGRLLADRMRPGNLDEYIGQEHIVGQGKLLRRAIEADQVSSILLYGPPGCGKTTLAHIISHHTRGEFVRLNAVEASVKDVREVIERAQSNKALYGTKTILFLDEVHRFNSSRQDALLPAVEKGTITFIGATTENPFHYVNGALMSRSTLFQLESLTSEHSLIAMKRALADEQRGLGFMDLQADEAALAHIAAMANGDIRRALNALELAAMTTAPQPDGSVHITLEVAEESIRRPIVKADESTQYDVLSAFHKSIRGSSDAALFWFLYAVEKLGMDPMTFIRRLIAASSEDIGLANPQAMVQAVSALDAYRNNGWPEARLNITQAILFAVESPKSNGVVTAIANVMDCLEDLKSAEVPLHLRDTHYKGSAQLGHEGYQYPHNFPGHYVKQDYLPKAIARRTFYEATEQGNEAKIRHNQQLRRGQ; the protein is encoded by the coding sequence ATGGATTTATTTTCGCTTGGTGAAGATACGGGAAGCGGGAACGGACGGCTGCTTGCCGACCGGATGCGGCCCGGGAATCTTGATGAATATATCGGCCAAGAGCATATTGTAGGCCAGGGCAAGCTGCTGCGCCGGGCGATCGAGGCTGATCAGGTTTCTTCTATATTGTTATACGGACCTCCCGGCTGCGGCAAAACAACCCTGGCCCATATCATCTCGCATCATACCCGGGGAGAGTTTGTCCGGCTGAATGCGGTCGAGGCCTCGGTAAAGGATGTGCGCGAGGTCATTGAACGTGCCCAGAGCAATAAGGCGCTGTACGGTACGAAGACTATCCTTTTCCTGGACGAGGTGCACCGCTTCAACAGCTCGCGCCAGGATGCGCTGCTGCCGGCGGTGGAGAAGGGCACGATTACGTTCATCGGCGCCACAACTGAGAACCCGTTCCATTATGTGAACGGGGCGCTTATGAGCCGCTCCACGCTGTTCCAGCTGGAGTCACTGACCAGCGAGCACAGCCTGATCGCGATGAAGCGGGCGCTTGCCGACGAGCAACGCGGACTGGGCTTCATGGATCTGCAGGCGGATGAAGCAGCGCTTGCGCATATCGCTGCGATGGCTAACGGCGACATCCGCCGCGCCTTGAATGCGCTGGAGCTGGCGGCGATGACCACGGCTCCTCAGCCGGACGGCAGCGTGCATATTACCCTGGAGGTGGCGGAGGAGTCCATCCGCCGGCCGATTGTCAAGGCGGATGAGTCTACACAGTACGATGTGCTGTCCGCCTTCCATAAGAGCATCCGCGGCTCCAGTGATGCCGCCCTGTTCTGGTTCCTCTATGCCGTCGAGAAGCTTGGCATGGACCCGATGACCTTCATCCGCCGGCTGATTGCCGCCAGCAGCGAAGATATCGGGCTGGCTAATCCGCAGGCGATGGTCCAGGCGGTCAGCGCGCTGGATGCCTACCGCAACAACGGCTGGCCGGAGGCCCGGCTGAACATTACGCAGGCGATCCTGTTCGCGGTGGAGAGCCCGAAATCCAACGGCGTCGTGACGGCAATCGCCAACGTTATGGATTGCCTGGAGGATCTGAAATCCGCCGAGGTGCCGCTGCATCTGCGGGATACGCATTATAAAGGCTCGGCCCAGCTCGGCCATGAGGGCTACCAGTATCCGCATAATTTCCCCGGTCACTATGTGAAGCAGGACTACCTGCCGAAGGCGATTGCCCGGAGGACCTTCTACGAGGCTACCGAGCAGGGCAATGAGGCGAAGATCCGCCATAACCAGCAGCTGCGGCGCGGGCAATAA
- a CDS encoding methyl-accepting chemotaxis protein, with amino-acid sequence MTTPRKSFKRFFRITKLRTELMLLITLAIVLPSLALVLISTETAESALRTKMEETTNSSIHILDKTLSQLIMLESASVNELAYQVSAADLTGNPAKLRNLIDKFKLEHPEVDIVALGNDQGQYMFSPDSQLADYDPRVRDWYIDALKAPDKTSVINPIFSKVTNSYILPVSRAFPDGKGAITISISMNELMELTKNVSLGNSGYVYILDSNNKVIYHPSMEIAAAATDQIISEMSKGPAGRISYNDEAAGSQMSGFYITNEQTGFKMAGVLPEDEYREAVYPILYKSAIVLAAALLLATVVTFLIIRRITGAVERLNRSAKRVSEGYLDEAVHSKRKDEIGQLAANYNAMVASLRSMVQEVAETSGQLAAASEQLTASTGENSKAVEYVTELVEESTRGVETQAYASAEVATTMDEMSTGILKIASASEAIVNAAMLTEKDVAAGGAKVQHVQEQMKTIRESVQQSGTLIAELNGLSARIAETSTAISAIAKQTNLLSLNAGIEAARAGEHGRGFAVVAGEVRKLSEASNVSAGQIQETISDMVDLIASAYDVMKHKVVGDVEQGMTLTQEASAAFLQIEQSTRHVNEQIHEVSAITEQMSASSSEVAASVQEMANIARAALDSFQSVTAATEEQLASMEEITSSSAALSAMASDMQGQVERFHFEPKAKA; translated from the coding sequence ATGACAACGCCACGGAAGTCCTTTAAACGCTTTTTCCGCATCACCAAGCTCAGAACGGAACTGATGCTGCTGATCACTCTGGCCATTGTGCTCCCTTCACTTGCCCTGGTTCTCATTTCCACAGAGACCGCTGAGTCGGCGCTGCGCACCAAGATGGAGGAAACCACCAATTCAAGCATTCATATCCTGGATAAAACACTCTCGCAATTAATCATGCTGGAGAGTGCAAGTGTTAATGAGCTTGCTTATCAGGTTAGTGCTGCAGACCTCACCGGCAATCCGGCAAAACTGCGGAATCTGATCGATAAATTTAAACTGGAGCATCCTGAAGTGGACATCGTGGCGCTCGGTAACGACCAGGGCCAGTATATGTTCTCTCCCGACTCACAGCTGGCGGATTATGATCCCCGCGTCCGTGACTGGTACATAGATGCACTTAAGGCACCGGACAAAACCTCGGTGATTAATCCTATTTTCTCCAAGGTGACAAACAGTTATATCCTGCCGGTTTCCAGAGCTTTTCCGGATGGCAAGGGAGCGATTACGATCAGCATCAGCATGAATGAGCTTATGGAGCTGACGAAAAATGTCAGTCTCGGCAACAGCGGTTATGTATACATTCTTGACAGCAACAATAAGGTAATCTATCACCCTTCCATGGAAATTGCCGCTGCAGCAACAGATCAGATCATCAGTGAAATGAGCAAAGGCCCGGCAGGAAGAATCTCCTATAATGATGAGGCTGCGGGATCGCAAATGTCCGGCTTCTATATTACCAACGAACAGACTGGCTTCAAAATGGCCGGTGTCCTGCCTGAGGATGAGTACCGGGAGGCAGTATACCCGATTCTGTACAAGTCGGCGATCGTTCTTGCTGCAGCCCTGCTGCTTGCCACTGTCGTAACCTTCCTGATTATCCGCCGGATTACCGGGGCTGTGGAGCGCTTGAACCGTTCCGCCAAGCGGGTAAGTGAAGGGTACCTGGATGAGGCCGTCCATTCAAAACGCAAGGATGAGATCGGGCAGCTGGCCGCCAATTACAATGCCATGGTTGCCTCACTGCGCAGCATGGTGCAGGAGGTTGCGGAGACGTCAGGCCAGCTGGCGGCTGCCAGCGAGCAGCTTACAGCCAGCACCGGGGAGAACAGCAAGGCTGTTGAGTATGTAACCGAGCTGGTCGAGGAATCGACCCGCGGAGTGGAAACCCAAGCTTACGCATCGGCCGAGGTAGCCACAACGATGGATGAGATGTCAACCGGTATTCTCAAGATTGCTTCGGCCTCAGAAGCGATTGTGAATGCTGCTATGCTGACTGAAAAGGATGTTGCAGCCGGCGGCGCCAAAGTGCAGCATGTCCAGGAACAGATGAAAACGATCCGTGAATCGGTTCAGCAGTCCGGCACGCTGATCGCTGAGCTTAACGGGCTAAGTGCAAGGATAGCTGAGACCAGTACGGCTATCTCCGCTATTGCCAAGCAGACCAATCTTTTGTCGCTGAATGCCGGCATTGAAGCGGCCCGCGCCGGAGAACACGGCAGAGGCTTCGCGGTGGTGGCCGGGGAGGTGCGCAAGCTGTCTGAGGCCTCCAACGTCAGTGCAGGCCAGATCCAGGAGACCATCTCGGATATGGTCGACCTGATTGCCAGTGCCTATGATGTAATGAAGCATAAAGTGGTGGGTGATGTGGAGCAGGGAATGACGCTTACGCAGGAAGCAAGCGCAGCCTTCCTGCAGATTGAGCAGTCCACCCGGCATGTGAACGAGCAGATCCATGAGGTGTCGGCGATTACCGAGCAAATGTCAGCCAGCAGCTCAGAAGTAGCCGCATCCGTTCAAGAGATGGCCAACATCGCGAGAGCAGCGCTCGATTCCTTCCAGAGCGTGACGGCAGCGACGGAGGAGCAGCTTGCCTCCATGGAGGAGATCACCTCCTCCTCTGCCGCCCTCTCCGCAATGGCCTCCGACATGCAGGGGCAGGTGGAGCGTTTCCACTTCGAGCCTAAGGCCAAGGCCTGA
- a CDS encoding UvrD-helicase domain-containing protein: MEDNFQSAYQEEEDRLNRALTEIDSTLERLRNTPVYTGHDYTEQVLEDSREQRRKDLAKLRQEPYFGRLDFQGNDEEERKALYIGKIGVDREQVSDRPLVIDWRAPVASLFYSFTGGTEAATYEAPEGLIEGLVYLKRNVVIRKQILERVADTYNRESDAPAVSDEFLVYRLGENKDNRLRDIVSTIQEEQDKIIRAAKNTALIIQGVAGSGKTTVALHRLAFLLYQYKDQVSAEKMIIFAPNRMFLDYISDVLPELGVGNIAQSTFPDWAAEVLGVTLPEQNASEAMSRWFETAGAMPVITEETPGRFKGSTVLMSVIESSVKLLETSAVPEGDFSPWEGAVLRRSMILRWHNEEYAPYPPAKRKERVMARIHRWIEMELKKSPSAAALKERKKKGAAREKAYSAKWPKYEPLNIYKQIFRAAKTPEDWPAEAPAEIPQSVLKETVKELKKGILREEDLPPLLYIHYLLNGSEGSERFDHIVIDEAQDFSPFQIAVLDLYVKGHSFTILGDLSQGIHAYKGVHEWKEMQTLFADEYTAYHALTRSYRSTMEIIEFANGILSSGVGSGLLAVPVFRSGNPVRLISYEDALPEEAAAGSTKRLSAVRSALTALSGREYRTVAVLTRSLREAAELYGELAGHFDDIHLIDGSMTEYRGGLSILPVYLSKGLEFDAVILADADSTHYGTAAWDAKLMYVGCTRALHELWLLHDGGLPAYIQPSGEETVSGWPLPEEAGDGPSAD; the protein is encoded by the coding sequence TTGGAAGACAACTTTCAAAGTGCCTATCAAGAGGAAGAAGACAGGCTGAACCGCGCGCTGACAGAGATTGACTCCACCCTTGAGCGGCTCCGTAACACTCCCGTGTACACGGGACACGATTACACGGAGCAGGTGCTGGAGGACTCGAGGGAACAGAGGCGCAAAGATCTTGCCAAGCTTAGGCAGGAGCCATATTTCGGACGGCTTGATTTTCAGGGCAATGACGAGGAAGAACGCAAGGCGCTGTACATTGGCAAAATCGGCGTAGACCGCGAGCAGGTAAGCGACCGTCCGCTAGTGATTGACTGGCGGGCACCGGTGGCAAGCCTGTTTTATTCTTTTACCGGAGGAACAGAAGCAGCTACCTACGAAGCGCCGGAAGGGCTGATTGAAGGGCTGGTCTATCTCAAGCGCAACGTGGTGATCCGCAAGCAGATTCTGGAGCGGGTTGCTGATACGTACAACCGGGAGAGCGATGCGCCGGCCGTGTCCGACGAATTCCTGGTCTACCGGCTGGGCGAGAACAAGGATAACCGGCTGCGGGATATCGTCTCGACGATCCAGGAGGAGCAGGACAAGATTATCCGGGCGGCCAAGAATACGGCGCTGATCATCCAGGGCGTGGCGGGAAGCGGTAAAACGACCGTGGCCCTGCACCGGCTGGCGTTCTTATTGTATCAATATAAGGATCAGGTTTCGGCGGAGAAAATGATTATTTTCGCCCCGAACCGGATGTTCCTGGACTACATTTCGGATGTGCTGCCGGAGCTCGGGGTCGGCAATATCGCCCAGAGTACCTTCCCGGACTGGGCGGCGGAGGTGCTGGGCGTAACACTGCCGGAGCAGAATGCATCGGAGGCCATGAGCCGCTGGTTCGAAACCGCAGGGGCAATGCCCGTCATTACGGAAGAGACTCCGGGGCGGTTCAAGGGCTCTACAGTGCTGATGAGCGTCATAGAGTCCAGCGTGAAGCTGCTGGAGACGAGTGCCGTACCTGAAGGGGATTTCAGCCCGTGGGAAGGGGCGGTGCTGCGCCGATCGATGATTCTGCGCTGGCATAATGAGGAATACGCGCCGTATCCTCCGGCGAAGCGCAAGGAGCGCGTGATGGCGCGGATTCACCGCTGGATTGAAATGGAGCTGAAGAAGAGCCCGTCTGCAGCCGCGCTGAAGGAACGCAAGAAAAAGGGTGCGGCACGCGAGAAGGCGTACAGCGCCAAATGGCCCAAATATGAGCCGCTGAATATTTATAAGCAGATTTTCCGGGCAGCGAAGACGCCGGAGGATTGGCCGGCGGAAGCGCCTGCTGAAATTCCGCAGAGCGTGCTGAAGGAAACGGTCAAGGAGCTGAAGAAGGGCATTCTGCGCGAGGAGGATCTTCCGCCGCTGCTCTATATTCATTACCTGCTGAACGGCAGCGAGGGCAGTGAGCGCTTCGATCATATCGTGATTGATGAAGCGCAGGATTTCTCCCCGTTTCAGATCGCTGTGCTGGACCTCTATGTAAAGGGGCATTCCTTCACCATCCTGGGCGATCTGTCCCAGGGGATTCATGCCTACAAAGGGGTTCATGAGTGGAAAGAGATGCAGACGCTGTTTGCTGATGAATACACGGCGTATCACGCGCTTACCCGCAGCTACCGTTCGACGATGGAGATTATTGAGTTTGCCAACGGCATTCTGTCCTCCGGCGTCGGCAGCGGGCTGCTGGCTGTTCCGGTCTTCCGCAGCGGAAATCCGGTACGGCTGATCTCTTATGAGGATGCACTGCCGGAAGAGGCTGCAGCAGGCAGCACTAAGCGGCTCAGTGCTGTCAGAAGCGCTCTCACGGCGCTCTCCGGCCGTGAATACCGTACGGTCGCTGTCTTGACCCGCAGCCTGCGGGAAGCGGCGGAGCTGTACGGTGAGCTGGCCGGGCATTTCGACGATATTCATCTGATTGACGGCAGCATGACCGAATACCGCGGCGGCTTGTCCATACTGCCTGTATATCTGTCCAAGGGGCTGGAGTTCGATGCCGTCATTCTGGCGGATGCGGACAGCACGCACTATGGAACGGCAGCCTGGGATGCCAAGCTGATGTATGTCGGCTGTACACGCGCACTGCATGAGCTGTGGCTGCTGCATGACGGCGGGCTGCCGGCTTATATACAGCCGTCTGGAGAGGAGACCGTCTCCGGATGGCCGCTGCCTGAAGAAGCAGGGGACGGCCCCTCTGCAGACTGA
- a CDS encoding NCS2 family permease — MKANFWRNSVGMEPGDNWKQEWAAGILSYFASVYIVMVNAAILHDAGMPLRAGMVATLLTAITGCLLMAFGGKTPIIVVPGMGINAFFTYTLVHSMKLDWREALAVVVVTGVLFAVVAFTSLYRILSDAIPHNLQHAITVGIGLFLTFIGLQKSGIVIAHATTFVAIGHFSDPAVITSVVTLLLALVLFIRGTRGGLLISMIAGTGLAYLLGAAHAPAAKESGHVFSGYGGVFAGMDWSGFISLVFWIAVFLLLLIVVFENIGLISSQTLMAGRPERFKSSLRALSLANIAAGLFGSSPVVAAAESTAGIAAGGRSGLTSLVTGLLFGATFLFIPLLAYVPDSAIAPILIVIGGLMVQSVREMDLSDMTELFPAFLVMVMIPFTYSIVDGMAFGFITYPIVKLAVGKGKDVPPALYGIAGLFVANFVLHALMG, encoded by the coding sequence ATGAAAGCGAATTTTTGGCGGAACAGCGTAGGGATGGAACCGGGCGATAACTGGAAACAGGAATGGGCGGCAGGAATTCTCTCGTATTTCGCTTCAGTATATATTGTTATGGTCAATGCGGCGATTCTGCATGATGCAGGCATGCCGCTGCGGGCGGGAATGGTGGCTACCCTGCTGACAGCCATTACAGGCTGCCTGCTGATGGCTTTTGGCGGCAAAACACCGATCATCGTTGTCCCGGGCATGGGGATTAACGCATTTTTCACCTATACGCTTGTGCATTCCATGAAGCTGGACTGGCGCGAGGCACTGGCCGTTGTTGTAGTAACGGGTGTACTGTTTGCCGTTGTGGCCTTTACCTCACTCTACCGCATCCTCAGCGACGCGATTCCCCATAATCTGCAGCATGCGATTACTGTCGGAATCGGGCTGTTCCTGACATTTATCGGGCTGCAAAAAAGCGGGATTGTTATCGCCCACGCCACGACCTTCGTCGCCATCGGGCATTTCAGTGATCCGGCAGTGATCACTTCGGTGGTAACACTGCTGCTCGCGCTGGTCCTGTTCATCCGCGGTACGCGCGGCGGCCTGCTGATCAGTATGATTGCCGGGACAGGGCTTGCCTATCTGCTGGGAGCGGCTCACGCCCCTGCGGCTAAGGAATCAGGGCATGTATTCAGCGGCTATGGCGGTGTGTTCGCCGGGATGGACTGGAGCGGCTTCATCAGCCTCGTCTTCTGGATTGCCGTGTTCCTGCTGCTGCTGATCGTGGTCTTCGAGAATATCGGGCTTATCTCTTCACAGACCTTGATGGCAGGCCGCCCGGAACGCTTCAAAAGCAGTCTGCGGGCACTGTCTCTCGCCAACATCGCAGCAGGCCTCTTCGGCAGCAGCCCGGTCGTAGCCGCAGCCGAGTCTACTGCCGGTATCGCCGCAGGCGGACGCTCCGGCCTGACCTCACTGGTCACCGGCCTGCTGTTCGGGGCCACGTTCCTGTTCATTCCGCTGCTGGCCTACGTGCCGGACAGCGCAATTGCGCCGATTCTGATCGTAATCGGCGGACTGATGGTCCAGAGTGTCCGCGAGATGGATCTCAGTGATATGACTGAGCTGTTCCCGGCGTTTCTGGTCATGGTCATGATCCCGTTCACCTATAGCATTGTGGACGGTATGGCTTTCGGCTTCATCACTTACCCGATTGTGAAGCTGGCCGTAGGCAAAGGCAAAGATGTGCCCCCGGCACTGTACGGCATTGCCGGGCTGTTCGTAGCGAACTTTGTACTGCATGCGCTGATGGGATAA
- the cymR gene encoding cysteine metabolism transcriptional regulator CymR produces MKISTKGRYGLTIMMELALKFGEGPTSLKSIAEKNGLSEHYLEQLIAPLRNAGLVKSIRGAYGGYILSRETGTITAGDIIRVLEGPISPVDFTEEDDPAKRDLWLRIRDSIADVLDSTTLSDLINYKEESKADNYMFYI; encoded by the coding sequence TTGAAAATATCAACCAAAGGACGTTACGGATTAACCATTATGATGGAGCTTGCCCTGAAATTCGGCGAAGGTCCAACCTCGCTTAAGAGCATTGCCGAGAAAAACGGACTCTCCGAGCATTACCTGGAGCAGCTGATCGCCCCGCTGCGCAATGCCGGACTTGTGAAGAGTATCCGCGGCGCATATGGCGGCTATATTCTGTCCCGCGAGACCGGCACTATTACCGCCGGGGACATTATCCGCGTCCTGGAAGGCCCGATCTCACCGGTCGATTTCACCGAAGAAGACGACCCGGCTAAGCGCGACCTTTGGCTGCGTATCCGCGACAGCATTGCCGATGTGCTGGACTCCACTACCTTATCTGATCTGATTAATTATAAGGAAGAGAGTAAGGCGGACAACTATATGTTCTACATATAG